CGACCAACGGAGGATTGCAGTTCCACTTAAAAGATTTATCATAAGCACGACTAGAGTCGAAAATATAGGCATTCTCACTTTCATCTCTATCATATGTCTCCTTGTCTATTACTTCACCAGCATACTCACATATGAAGGTCCCTGATCGAATTGGATCCCATGAGCGCAAGCCCCAACCTCTACCCCTTGTCTTAAATACTTCCAGCCTCACCTTAAGCCCACTTTGTGACACTTTGTTTTTGCAATTTGCAAAGCAAGGGCATGAGGGCCCACACTCATACAATAATGGTTTCCTACTAACTAAAACTCCATTTGAAGTATACGGGAAATCACCCCCATTCTTGCGAATGCAAGAGCAGTTAAGATCTCCTGCAGCACATGCACTATGACAGTTGCACCCATAAGTAGATTCACCCAAATTGTGAGACTTTGTATATTTAACAGCACGCAAGTAGGAGAAGTAAGAAGGCCCTTTTTCATCATCCAAATCATTAACAAGGGAGACGGGAAGACTTTCAGCTCCAGAAGTAAGATCGGGTAGAATCAAACCAGCCCTAGATGAAAGGCCTTCTTTCCATTTCAGAACAGACTGCCAGATGGCATAAGCTGAAGGCTGTCCCGGTATCCTGACCAACTTATACTTGAAAGTACTTACACCTGATTTAGCCTTGTCGATCCATGAGTCCTGAATAGAGTAAAGGCCATCATAGACATAAATTTTGATCGCCGGGTTAACTAGATCTCTTATCCCCCTGATGACTCTTATATGATTTTGCCGCCGAGCACTCCTCTCCAAAGCCAAATTACCTCTCTCAAGCTTTTGATCAGATGCTTCCCCCGTTTGCTTACCCTTCCCATTGTAATTACCACCACCCTGACCAGTGTAGATTAGAACATCTTGATCATCAGCATTATCATCGTACCCTCCAGAAGAAACAATGCTTACAGCAAGCGGCTCTTCGTCTGAATCACTTTTGACAATCATATAGTCAATGCCACCCATTGATTGAGCATGCAAGCCTAACACACACATCTCCATCCGAAAGTAGAAAATATCTCCAATTTCGACACCAGGGACTGCGCCAAGTCTCTTCCTACTATTTGTCCTAAAGCCTACAGTCATTAACGTCTTACCAGCTTTTAGATCAGCACGCTTAATGAGACCTGTTGATGCCTCATTGGAGTCTTCAAGCTGGCTTAGCCTCCTACGAACTGCATCAAACTGTATCATTATAAAGTTAACTAGCTCCCTATTACCATCTTCTCGTTGAGACTGGGGTAATGCCACAATGTTTTTCAAATCTGGAACCCTTATTTCACCGGGAGGTGCAGCACCCTTGCGTGCCTTCTTTTGAGATGCCTTGGCTTGACGGGTAGCTCGCTTCTTGCTTCCAGTGGCCCCATCTCTGAAATTCACATCGGCAGAGCCATCCATCGACGACCATGTGTCCCCGTTGGATGCACCACCTCTCATTTGAGGTGTCCCATAAGATCTCAATGGCACAGCAGCGGCAGGAGTTCCAAAATCACCACCCTGCTGCCCATCCTCGGTCTGATTACCAGCCATGCTAAATGGGTAAAATGGGGTGAACCCAGAAGGG
The Silene latifolia isolate original U9 population chromosome 11, ASM4854445v1, whole genome shotgun sequence genome window above contains:
- the LOC141611857 gene encoding histone-lysine N-methyltransferase, H3 lysine-9 specific SUVH1-like → MEGVSGPSSQSSFDKSRVLDVKPLRTLVPVFPNPPQAPPFVCSSPFGPFPSGFTPFYPFSMAGNQTEDGQQGGDFGTPAAAVPLRSYGTPQMRGGASNGDTWSSMDGSADVNFRDGATGSKKRATRQAKASQKKARKGAAPPGEIRVPDLKNIVALPQSQREDGNRELVNFIMIQFDAVRRRLSQLEDSNEASTGLIKRADLKAGKTLMTVGFRTNSRKRLGAVPGVEIGDIFYFRMEMCVLGLHAQSMGGIDYMIVKSDSDEEPLAVSIVSSGGYDDNADDQDVLIYTGQGGGNYNGKGKQTGEASDQKLERGNLALERSARRQNHIRVIRGIRDLVNPAIKIYVYDGLYSIQDSWIDKAKSGVSTFKYKLVRIPGQPSAYAIWQSVLKWKEGLSSRAGLILPDLTSGAESLPVSLVNDLDDEKGPSYFSYLRAVKYTKSHNLGESTYGCNCHSACAAGDLNCSCIRKNGGDFPYTSNGVLVSRKPLLYECGPSCPCFANCKNKVSQSGLKVRLEVFKTRGRGWGLRSWDPIRSGTFICEYAGEVIDKETYDRDESENAYIFDSSRAYDKSFKWNCNPPLVGETAVGDLNEDYDIPFPLIINAKDSGNVSRFMNHSCSPNVFWQPVVYDHNGESYVHIAFYAIRHIPPMTELTFDYGISQSENRRKRCFCGSPNCKGYFG